The Candidatus Eisenbacteria bacterium genome includes the window CAACGCTCCGGCGGGAGCCGCTGACGCCATGCCGCTCAAGGCGGAGCGCTTCCTCGAGGCGGCCCGCGCGCGGCTCGAGCCGCTGCGCGGCACGTACATCTACGAGCCGATCTCGCGCGACCTGCTGGCCAAGACCGAGCAGGTCGACTCGGGCTACGGGCGTTGGCTCGCCGCCCTCCTGCCGTACCTGGCGGTGGAGTGCGGCGTCGCGGGGAAACCGCGCGTGCTCGACTTCGGGTGCGGGTCGGGGGAGCTGACGGTGCTGATGAACACCCTGGGCTTCGAGGTCACCGGGCTCGACCTCCACGAGGAACACCTCGCGCTCGCGCGGATCCTGGCCGCCGAGAACGGCGTCTCCGGGGAGCGCTTCGTGCTGCACCGAGGCGGGCCGCTCCCTTTCGCGGACCGGTCGTTCGATCTCGTCACGCTGTTCGTCGTGCTGGAGCACCTGAGCGACCCGGTGCTCGATCTCGTGATCCCGGAGCTCCGCCGCGTCTGCTCCGGCGGGCTTTTCATTCAGGTGCCGAACCGGCTTCAAACCCGCGACGATCACACCGGGCTCGCGTTCGTGCCGTGGATGCCCCGCTGGCTCGCCGCCCGGTACGTGGGTTTGCACGGCCCGCGCCACCGGTACGCGATTTCACGCGACGGGAGCTGGGACGTTACCTACCGGACGTTCGGGGCGATCCGGCGTACATTCGAAAGGCACGGCTTGAGCGTCCGGTTCGTCCCAGACGCGCTGGTCTATCCCCCGCTCGATGTGGCGCGGCCGCTCCTCCAACCCCCGGAGGGCACCCCGGGGTGGAAACGCCTGGCCCACCGCGCGGCGCGAGGGGCGATACGGGTCCTGCTCGGCGGCGAGCCGCCCCCGCAGGCGTGGTATCCCTACTTGAACTTGCTCGCGACCGCGCGGCGGGCGCCCGCCCACGACGCCGCCGCGAAAGCGATCCCCACGAGGACGTAGAGCAGATCGAGCAGCTCCTCGTCCCCGAAATTCCACTCCATGAGACCCGAGACCAAAAACCCCGCGAGGGCGGCCGAGACGCCGAGCGAAATCGCCGGGCCGAGGCCCTCCCCCGACTCTCCGGCCTTGCGCGAGGATAGGAAGCCCTCCGAGGCCGCCCGCATGAGCCCGGTCAAAACGAACCCAAGGGCGGCCAGCCCGACGATCCCCATGGAGGCCGCGACTTGGAGATACGTGTTATGCAGATGTCCCGCGGGCTCGACCGCTGCCGGCGATTTGTACTTTTCATAGATCGAGTGAAGGTCCTGTAATCCGACGCCGGTCCAAGGATGGTCGCGCAGCATCCGAACGCCGGCTTTCCACATGTGGATCCGCTCCGTGTTCCAGGGGCTTTGCCGGTCGAAGATGCTGAACGCGCGCGCGTGGTAGGCGCCGGGCAGTAACGCCGCGAGCATCAGGACGGCGGCGCCGAGGGCGGGAAGCCATCGAGCGCGCGTGCAGGCCACGATGACCGCGAGCGCCGCGATCGTGCCGATCCAGGCGCTCCTCGTATAGGTCCCCGCGAGCGCGGGGAGAAGCACCCCGAGAGCAAGGAGCGCGCCCGCCCGCCAGCGTCCCTCGCAACGGATCGCGATCGCGCCGGCGAGGGAGGAGAGGAGGAGCGCCTGCCCGCCGAAGGTGAGCGGATGCCCGACCGCCCCCTTGACGCGATTCGGAAACTCGGGGCCCTGCGCGACGAATCGCGCGAGCGCGTAGACCGCGGCCAGGCCGGCCGAGGCGAGGAGCACCGCAATCGCGCGCCGCGCGAGCTTCTCGTCCCGCGCGTGATGGGCGGCGACGGGGACGAGCAGGAGCAGGAATCCCTTGAGAACCCGGGGCCAACTCGCGCCGGGGTCGAGCGCGAAGAGGGAGACGAGCGCCAGGGCGGCGATCCAGGCGATCGCCGGAAGATCGACCGGGGTGCGAATCCACGGAGGCCCGTGCGGAAGAAGCCAGAGAAGAACCGTGAGCGCGACGCAGAGGACGAGCGCGACGGACATCGGGGCCACGGACCAGGGGAGCGCGACGGCAAGGAGGAGAAAGGAGAGGGCGGACGCTTTGCTCAGGGCGTCAACCACCGTTCATGGCCTCGCGATATGCCTCCATCGTAAGCTCCGCGGTGCGCTCCCACGAGAACGCCCGGGCCCGCGCGATCCCGCGCCGGACGAGGTTCTCGCGCCGCGCGCTGTTCTGGAGCAGATCGGTCATCGCCTCGGCCCAGACCTCGGGCTCGCTCGGCGGGAGGAGCGCGGCGGCGTCGCCGAGCGTTTCTTTGAGCGCGCCCGCCGAAGAGGAGAGCACGGGCGTTCCGCACGCCATCGCCTCGAGGGGAGGGAGCCCGAATCCCTCATCCAGCGAGGGCTGCACGTACAGCGCGGCTCCGGAATAGAGAAGCGCGAGATCGTCGTCGTTGTTCAGCGGGCCCGAGAAATGGATGCACGTGGATACCCCGGCGCGCACGGCGCGCTGAGCGAGCGGATGGCCGAGCCGCCACGGCGGGCCGGAGAGCACGAGCGGAAGCCTCTCGGAGCGCGGCAGACGCTCGAGCGCGTCGATCAGGAGCGCGAGATTCTTGTGCTTCTTCCGGGCGCCGACATACAGAAAATACGCCGAGGGGAGCGCTCGCTCGCGCAAGAAGCGATCCGCATCCTCCGTCGATCTCCGGGTGAACTCCTTCGAGATCCCGAGCGGCACGATGCGCACCCTGTCCCTCGGCACGCCCAGGATCTCCATCACGTCGTTCTTCACGTGGGTCGAGTCCACGAGGACGATGCGCGCCTTCCGCACGGCGGCGCCCGCGATCGTGCGCGCGTAGATGCCGGCGCCTGCCGGGAAGAACCTCGCGAACCGGACGTGGATCAGATCGTGCACGGTCACGATGGCCGGGCAATGGATCGGCAGGGGGAGGGTGTAATGGGGCGAGTGGTAGAGATCGACGCGGGCCCGGCGGGCGGCGCGCGCGAGAAGCCAGTGTTCGGATACGGAGTACTTCCCCGCGCTGACCTTGACCTCCTCCGCCGGCGAGCCCGCGGAGGCGATCGCCCCGAGATCCTGCTCGAGCAGAAAGACGACGAACCGGTGCCCATCCTTCCGCTCGAAGAAGACGGTGAGAAGGTTGCGGATGTAGGTCCCGATTCCTCCGTCGCGCAGCTTCCGCGCGTCCACGCCGATTCTCAACGACGCCCTCCCGGCCCGGGGGAGCTCCTCACCGGACGCGCGACGAACAGGTACTGATACACCGTGAACGGCTTCAG containing:
- a CDS encoding class I SAM-dependent methyltransferase, whose protein sequence is MPLKAERFLEAARARLEPLRGTYIYEPISRDLLAKTEQVDSGYGRWLAALLPYLAVECGVAGKPRVLDFGCGSGELTVLMNTLGFEVTGLDLHEEHLALARILAAENGVSGERFVLHRGGPLPFADRSFDLVTLFVVLEHLSDPVLDLVIPELRRVCSGGLFIQVPNRLQTRDDHTGLAFVPWMPRWLAARYVGLHGPRHRYAISRDGSWDVTYRTFGAIRRTFERHGLSVRFVPDALVYPPLDVARPLLQPPEGTPGWKRLAHRAARGAIRVLLGGEPPPQAWYPYLNLLATARRAPAHDAAAKAIPTRT
- a CDS encoding glycosyltransferase family 4 protein, with protein sequence MLARLAEAVHGVSVPVRRASGEELPRAGRASLRIGVDARKLRDGGIGTYIRNLLTVFFERKDGHRFVVFLLEQDLGAIASAGSPAEEVKVSAGKYSVSEHWLLARAARRARVDLYHSPHYTLPLPIHCPAIVTVHDLIHVRFARFFPAGAGIYARTIAGAAVRKARIVLVDSTHVKNDVMEILGVPRDRVRIVPLGISKEFTRRSTEDADRFLRERALPSAYFLYVGARKKHKNLALLIDALERLPRSERLPLVLSGPPWRLGHPLAQRAVRAGVSTCIHFSGPLNNDDDLALLYSGAALYVQPSLDEGFGLPPLEAMACGTPVLSSSAGALKETLGDAAALLPPSEPEVWAEAMTDLLQNSARRENLVRRGIARARAFSWERTAELTMEAYREAMNGG